A region of Plantactinospora sp. BC1 DNA encodes the following proteins:
- a CDS encoding carbohydrate ABC transporter permease: MVAQTPTLPRPGGRATARRRPGGAGRQAVRLLILIAILAVVLYPLFWMIGTSFKSQEEIVSNIGLLPREFTPGNFTDGWTNFDVNFGRFFFNSAVVSLLTVVGNGISCLLAAYAFARLRFRLRGLWFAVMIGTLLLPGHVLIVPQYILFQKTGMVGAAWPYLPLVLPQFLATEAFFVFLMVQFMRGIPRELDEAAKIDGASSYGIFRHVILPLSRPALVTTAIFSFIWTWNDFFRQLVYLSDLEDYTVPVALTLFIDSTSQSAVGPMFAMSLLSLLPVFLFFIAFQRMLVEGINTSGLKG, from the coding sequence ATGGTCGCCCAGACTCCGACCCTGCCCCGCCCCGGCGGCCGGGCGACCGCCCGCCGTCGCCCGGGCGGCGCCGGCCGGCAGGCCGTCCGGCTGCTGATCCTGATCGCAATCCTCGCGGTGGTGCTCTATCCGCTCTTCTGGATGATCGGCACCTCGTTCAAGTCGCAGGAGGAGATCGTCAGCAACATCGGGCTGCTCCCCCGCGAGTTCACCCCGGGCAACTTCACCGACGGCTGGACCAACTTCGACGTCAACTTCGGCCGGTTCTTCTTCAACAGCGCGGTGGTCAGCCTGCTCACCGTTGTCGGCAACGGCATCTCCTGCCTGCTCGCCGCCTACGCCTTCGCGCGGCTGCGGTTCCGGCTGCGCGGGCTCTGGTTCGCCGTCATGATCGGGACACTGCTGCTCCCCGGGCACGTGCTGATCGTGCCGCAGTACATCCTGTTCCAGAAGACCGGGATGGTCGGCGCCGCCTGGCCGTACCTGCCGCTGGTGCTGCCGCAGTTCCTCGCCACCGAGGCGTTCTTCGTCTTCCTGATGGTGCAGTTCATGCGGGGCATTCCGCGCGAACTGGACGAGGCGGCCAAAATCGACGGGGCCAGCTCGTACGGTATCTTCCGGCACGTGATCCTGCCGCTGAGCCGCCCCGCGCTGGTCACCACGGCGATCTTCTCGTTCATCTGGACCTGGAACGACTTCTTCCGGCAACTGGTCTACCTCTCCGACCTAGAGGACTACACCGTGCCGGTGGCGCTGACCCTCTTCATCGACTCGACCAGCCAGAGCGCGGTCGGCCCGATGTTCGCGATGTCGCTGCTCTCGCTGCTGCCGGTCTTCCTCTTCTTCATCGCCTTCCAGCGGATGCTGGTCGAGGGCATCAACACCAGCGGGCTGAAAGGATGA
- a CDS encoding carbohydrate ABC transporter permease yields the protein MALTTAPNPTPPARETVRASAKSRRPGRTRHGEGLAGYVFLSPWLIGLMAITAIPMLLSLYLSFTNYDILTDLSDVEWVGLANYERMFTADPSYWHAVQVTLSFGLIAVPLKLAAALGVALLLNRAWRGVGLFRGLFYLPSLLGGSVALAIVWVSMFNRDGAFNSFLSLFGIEGKPWVNDPEWSLETLMVLAIWQFGAPMVIFLAGLKQVPTELYEAAAVDGANKLRQFVNITLPMLSPVIFFNLVLETINGFQGFTAAFVLSNGTGGPVDSTLMYTLNLYITGFTELEMGYASAMAWVFLVAIALITVVFFSTGRFWVHYSDGDGN from the coding sequence GTGGCGTTGACCACGGCGCCCAACCCGACTCCGCCGGCCAGGGAAACCGTCCGGGCCTCCGCCAAGTCGCGGAGGCCCGGACGGACCCGGCACGGCGAGGGTCTGGCCGGTTACGTCTTCCTGTCGCCCTGGCTGATCGGCCTGATGGCCATCACGGCGATTCCCATGCTGCTGTCGCTCTATCTCAGCTTCACCAACTACGACATCCTGACCGACCTGTCGGACGTCGAGTGGGTGGGGCTGGCGAACTACGAGCGGATGTTCACCGCCGACCCGTCGTACTGGCACGCGGTGCAGGTGACGCTCTCGTTCGGGCTGATCGCCGTACCGCTGAAGCTGGCCGCGGCGCTCGGGGTCGCGCTGCTGCTCAACCGCGCCTGGCGCGGAGTCGGGCTGTTCCGGGGTCTCTTCTATCTGCCGTCGCTGCTCGGCGGCAGCGTGGCGCTGGCGATCGTCTGGGTCAGCATGTTCAACCGGGACGGCGCGTTCAACTCGTTCCTCAGCCTCTTCGGGATCGAGGGCAAGCCCTGGGTCAACGACCCGGAGTGGTCCCTGGAGACCCTGATGGTGCTCGCCATCTGGCAGTTCGGCGCGCCGATGGTGATCTTCCTGGCCGGGCTGAAGCAGGTGCCGACCGAGCTGTACGAGGCGGCGGCGGTCGACGGCGCCAACAAGCTCCGGCAGTTCGTCAACATCACCCTGCCGATGCTCTCCCCGGTGATCTTCTTCAACCTGGTACTGGAGACGATCAACGGGTTCCAGGGCTTCACCGCGGCGTTCGTGCTCAGCAACGGCACCGGCGGACCGGTCGACTCCACCCTGATGTACACGCTGAACCTCTACATCACCGGCTTCACCGAGTTGGAGATGGGCTACGCCTCCGCGATGGCCTGGGTCTTCCTGGTCGCGATCGCCCTGATCACCGTGGTCTTCTTCAGCACCGGCCGGTTCTGGGTGCACTACTCGGACGGAGACGGAAACTGA
- a CDS encoding ABC transporter substrate-binding protein encodes MHPATPPRANVPAARSRRTLHRRGLLRITAAMVALPLVLGATACGGGEEASTDPNAKVELSIFWWGGEARAKLTEEALALYTAKHPNVTFKKTWQANQGYFDKLATLTAGGDAPDIFQIDDNYLTEYASRNTTLDLTKYKDEGKLDVSKFPKSLYEYGVVDGKFAGVAFGENTQGLVYNKSLLQKHGLPEPTIGMTWEAFIAWAANASKVTKIPGTMDPSADYKAFWVWLRQQGKDLYKGKELGFTADDVTKWFELWKGARDQGATPTPDVIHEGNATDITKQLVVTGKAGTSFVWANQMPELKKNTKDELGVVSYPGDPSAQWARASMYFSVFGKTKHPDVAVDVINFLANDPEAGKILGTDRGLPSNLDVRKAVSDSVTDPAMKQSIQVENELGAKFGPSPQVPLKGHSKVRSELIKFAEEVQYGRQTPAQAAAAYYEAAKAAIA; translated from the coding sequence ATGCACCCCGCCACACCCCCGAGGGCAAACGTGCCTGCCGCGCGTAGCCGCCGTACCCTGCACCGTCGAGGCCTGCTCCGGATCACCGCCGCGATGGTCGCCCTTCCCCTCGTGCTCGGCGCCACCGCCTGCGGCGGCGGCGAGGAGGCGAGCACCGACCCCAACGCCAAGGTCGAACTCTCGATCTTCTGGTGGGGTGGGGAGGCGCGCGCCAAGCTCACCGAGGAGGCCCTGGCGCTCTACACCGCCAAGCACCCCAACGTGACGTTCAAGAAGACCTGGCAGGCCAACCAGGGCTACTTCGACAAGCTCGCCACGTTGACCGCCGGCGGCGACGCCCCGGACATCTTCCAGATCGACGACAACTACCTGACCGAGTACGCGTCCCGGAACACCACGCTCGACCTGACGAAGTACAAGGACGAGGGGAAGCTCGACGTCAGCAAGTTCCCGAAGAGCCTCTACGAGTACGGCGTGGTCGACGGCAAGTTCGCCGGGGTCGCGTTCGGGGAGAACACCCAGGGTCTGGTCTACAACAAGTCGCTGTTGCAGAAGCACGGCCTGCCGGAGCCGACCATCGGGATGACCTGGGAGGCGTTCATCGCCTGGGCGGCGAACGCCAGCAAGGTCACCAAGATCCCCGGCACGATGGACCCGAGCGCCGACTACAAGGCGTTCTGGGTCTGGCTGCGCCAGCAGGGCAAGGACCTCTACAAGGGCAAGGAACTCGGCTTCACCGCCGACGACGTGACCAAGTGGTTCGAGCTGTGGAAGGGCGCCCGCGACCAGGGGGCCACCCCGACCCCGGACGTGATCCACGAGGGCAACGCCACCGACATCACCAAGCAGCTCGTGGTGACCGGCAAGGCGGGTACCTCGTTCGTCTGGGCCAACCAGATGCCGGAGCTGAAGAAGAACACCAAGGACGAGCTGGGCGTCGTCTCCTACCCGGGTGACCCGAGCGCGCAGTGGGCCCGGGCCTCGATGTACTTCTCGGTCTTCGGCAAGACCAAGCACCCGGACGTCGCCGTCGACGTGATCAACTTCCTGGCCAACGACCCGGAGGCCGGCAAGATCCTGGGTACCGACCGTGGCCTGCCGTCCAACCTGGACGTCCGCAAGGCGGTCAGCGACTCGGTGACCGACCCGGCGATGAAGCAGTCGATCCAGGTCGAGAACGAACTCGGCGCCAAGTTCGGCCCGTCCCCGCAGGTGCCGCTGAAGGGGCACAGCAAGGTCCGGTCCGAGCTGATCAAGTTCGCCGAGGAGGTCCAGTACGGGCGGCAGACCCCGGCCCAGGCCGCCGCCGCCTACTACGAGGCCGCCAAGGCAGCGATCGCGTAG
- a CDS encoding LacI family DNA-binding transcriptional regulator, translated as MPATIRDVARASGVHISTVSRTFSAPHLVNPETRNRVLACAEHLGYRPNRAARALITGRTHNIGLIIADIANPFFPPLIKAAESQARQRDYHIFIADTNEDPAAEEDLVHALAKQVDGVLLCSPRMSNSLIEQLSREVPLVVINRQVTGLPAVVMDVGQGARLAVEHLTGLGHRDLALLGGPRGSWTNREIRRSATAAARAADASLTVLGPNPPTEGGGIAMAEQVRRSGATAVLAYNDLMAIGLMEGLDSLGLRVPRDISVVGIDDIALSRLTRPKLTTVATPTAAAGRTAVDMLLQHDGSASARAGRGGGRTSTTDDRRTTAQVSLQTELVIRDSTGVGPAASADRPGTAAAADRPGAASPARPGPHGHPVPGDVTAATPESVAS; from the coding sequence GTGCCAGCCACCATTCGAGACGTCGCGCGGGCCTCCGGGGTGCACATCTCCACCGTCTCGCGGACGTTCTCGGCCCCACACCTGGTCAATCCGGAGACCCGGAACCGGGTGCTGGCCTGCGCCGAACACCTCGGCTACCGGCCCAACCGGGCCGCCCGGGCCCTGATCACCGGGCGCACCCACAACATCGGCCTGATCATCGCCGACATCGCCAACCCGTTCTTCCCGCCGCTGATCAAGGCGGCGGAGAGCCAGGCCCGGCAGCGCGACTACCACATCTTCATCGCCGACACCAACGAGGACCCGGCGGCCGAGGAGGACCTGGTGCACGCCCTGGCCAAGCAGGTCGACGGCGTGCTGCTGTGCAGCCCCCGGATGAGCAACAGCCTGATCGAGCAGCTCAGCCGCGAGGTGCCGCTGGTCGTGATCAACCGCCAGGTCACCGGCCTGCCGGCGGTGGTGATGGACGTCGGCCAGGGCGCCCGGCTCGCCGTCGAACACCTGACCGGGCTCGGACACCGCGACCTCGCCCTGCTCGGCGGGCCGCGCGGCTCCTGGACCAACCGGGAGATCCGCCGCTCGGCCACCGCCGCCGCCCGGGCCGCGGACGCCTCGCTGACCGTGCTCGGCCCCAACCCGCCCACCGAGGGCGGCGGCATCGCCATGGCCGAACAGGTACGCCGCAGCGGCGCCACCGCCGTACTCGCCTACAACGACCTGATGGCCATCGGCCTGATGGAAGGGCTGGACTCACTCGGGCTACGGGTGCCCCGGGACATCAGCGTGGTCGGCATCGACGACATCGCGCTGAGCCGCCTCACCCGGCCCAAATTGACGACGGTGGCCACGCCAACCGCGGCCGCCGGCCGGACGGCCGTCGACATGCTCCTGCAACACGACGGTTCCGCCTCCGCTCGCGCCGGTCGCGGCGGTGGACGGACCAGCACCACCGACGACCGTCGCACCACCGCACAGGTAAGCCTGCAGACCGAATTGGTCATCCGCGACTCGACGGGTGTCGGTCCGGCGGCTTCGGCCGACCGGCCCGGAACGGCGGCAGCAGCCGACCGTCCGGGCGCGGCATCTCCTGCTCGCCCGGGCCCGCACGGCCATCCGGTCCCGGGCGACGTGACCGCGGCCACCCCCGAAAGTGTCGCCTCCTAA
- a CDS encoding Gfo/Idh/MocA family protein: protein MTVTPGRQRFALVGTGARAEMFVRALVLDHPNTAELVAFADVNPARMNAHNGWLAELDFEPVPTYLASEFSSMLEKERVDVVLVTTVDRTHDEYIVAALRAGCDVITEKPMTTDVARCERILSAVAETGRKVSVAFNYRYNPLHEKVREVLAEGAIGEIGSVHFEWLLDVRHGADYFRRWHRDKANSGGLMVHKASHHFDLVNWWLDARPVQVYAAGRLFFYGDVAGKRHGYARPYDRAHGSPAAADDPFALHLADHPRLRALYLEAEAEDGYHRDQNVFAPGVTIEDDMAVLAQYDSGATMTYHLTAYAPWEGYRVMFNGSRGRLELEVVESDFVSPQAAGELKGAALHGVQAAVEEGWAKITLRPFWEQPREVPVSGYTRTGHGGADARMTAVLFGGHTDPMDRAATARDGALALLTGLAANRSFETGQPVRVAELLTIP, encoded by the coding sequence ATGACGGTAACCCCGGGAAGGCAGCGTTTCGCCCTGGTCGGCACGGGCGCGCGCGCGGAGATGTTCGTCCGCGCCCTGGTGCTGGACCACCCGAACACGGCCGAACTCGTCGCCTTCGCCGACGTCAACCCGGCCCGGATGAACGCGCACAACGGCTGGCTCGCCGAACTCGACTTCGAGCCGGTGCCGACCTACCTGGCCAGCGAATTCTCCAGCATGCTGGAGAAGGAACGGGTCGACGTGGTGCTGGTGACCACGGTGGACCGGACGCACGACGAGTACATCGTCGCGGCGCTGCGGGCCGGCTGCGACGTGATCACCGAGAAGCCGATGACCACCGACGTGGCCCGGTGCGAGCGGATCCTGTCCGCCGTTGCGGAAACCGGCCGGAAAGTTTCGGTCGCCTTCAACTATCGCTACAACCCATTGCACGAGAAGGTCCGGGAGGTGCTCGCCGAGGGCGCCATCGGCGAGATCGGCTCCGTGCACTTCGAGTGGCTGCTCGACGTACGCCACGGTGCCGACTACTTCCGGCGCTGGCACCGGGACAAGGCCAACTCCGGCGGGCTGATGGTGCACAAGGCGAGTCACCACTTCGACCTGGTCAACTGGTGGCTGGACGCCAGGCCGGTGCAGGTCTACGCCGCCGGCCGGCTCTTCTTCTACGGCGACGTCGCCGGGAAGCGGCACGGCTACGCCCGCCCGTACGACCGGGCGCACGGCTCGCCGGCCGCCGCGGACGACCCGTTCGCGCTGCACCTGGCCGACCACCCCCGGCTGCGGGCGCTCTATCTGGAGGCGGAGGCCGAGGACGGCTACCACCGCGACCAGAACGTCTTCGCGCCCGGGGTGACCATCGAGGACGACATGGCGGTGCTGGCGCAGTACGACAGTGGTGCCACCATGACCTACCACCTGACCGCGTACGCACCCTGGGAGGGCTACCGGGTGATGTTCAACGGCAGCCGGGGACGGCTCGAACTCGAGGTGGTGGAGAGCGACTTCGTCAGCCCGCAGGCGGCCGGCGAGCTGAAGGGTGCCGCGCTGCACGGCGTACAGGCAGCCGTGGAGGAGGGCTGGGCGAAGATCACGCTGCGGCCGTTCTGGGAGCAGCCCCGGGAGGTACCCGTCTCCGGCTACACCCGCACCGGACACGGCGGCGCGGACGCCCGGATGACGGCGGTGCTCTTCGGCGGCCACACCGACCCGATGGACCGGGCGGCCACCGCCCGGGACGGCGCACTCGCCCTGCTCACCGGCCTGGCCGCGAACCGATCCTTCGAAACCGGGCAGCCGGTCCGCGTCGCCGAGCTGCTCACCATCCCCTGA
- the uxaC gene encoding glucuronate isomerase, with protein sequence MSAPSDRPDLLFPSEPSQRAIARELYALVRDRPLISPHGHVDPGILADDVAFPDPARLIIVPDHYLTRMLLSQGVTPAELGVPAVDGEPVETDGRTIWRRFAAHWHLFRGTPSRLWLEETFRNVFGIETRLSPATADEIYDAIAAQLGQPEFRPRALFERFNIEVLATTESPLDELGRHAKLAADGWGGPGGRVITTFRPDNVVDMEFDGWAGNVARLGEITGEDTGRYPGYLAALRSRREAFIAAGATSTDHGHPTALTLRLTEAEAGALYERGLRGEATAEDAEAFRAHMLVEFARMSIEDGLVMQLHPGSVRNHNRWLYAKHGRDVGGDIPQATEYLHALTPLLDAYGNDPRLRLVVYTLDEYTFTRELAPLAGGYAALYLGAPWWFLDSPEVLRRFREAVTETAGFYNTAGFVDDTRAFCSIPVRHDVARRIDAGFLARLVAEHRLPADEAAETIVDLAYHLPKKVFKLGGTDR encoded by the coding sequence GTGTCCGCACCGTCCGACCGGCCCGACCTGCTCTTCCCGTCCGAGCCCAGCCAGCGGGCCATCGCCCGCGAGCTGTACGCGCTGGTCCGGGACCGGCCGCTGATCTCGCCGCACGGGCACGTGGACCCGGGCATCCTCGCCGACGACGTCGCCTTCCCGGACCCGGCACGGCTGATCATCGTGCCGGACCACTACCTGACCCGGATGCTGCTCAGCCAGGGCGTCACCCCGGCCGAGCTGGGCGTACCGGCGGTGGACGGCGAGCCGGTGGAGACGGACGGCCGCACCATCTGGCGCCGGTTCGCGGCGCACTGGCACCTGTTCCGGGGCACCCCGAGCCGGCTCTGGCTGGAGGAGACCTTCCGGAACGTTTTCGGAATCGAGACCCGCCTCTCCCCGGCCACCGCCGACGAGATCTACGACGCGATCGCCGCGCAGCTCGGCCAGCCGGAGTTCCGGCCCCGGGCGCTCTTCGAACGCTTCAACATCGAGGTACTGGCCACCACCGAGTCGCCGCTCGACGAGCTGGGCCGGCACGCCAAGCTCGCCGCCGACGGCTGGGGCGGACCCGGCGGCCGGGTGATCACCACCTTCCGGCCGGACAACGTCGTCGACATGGAGTTCGACGGCTGGGCCGGCAACGTCGCCCGGCTCGGCGAGATCACCGGCGAGGACACCGGCCGGTACCCCGGCTACCTCGCCGCGCTGCGCAGCCGCCGCGAGGCGTTCATCGCCGCCGGGGCGACCTCCACCGACCACGGCCACCCGACCGCGCTGACCCTGCGGCTGACCGAGGCGGAGGCGGGCGCCCTCTACGAGCGCGGGCTGCGCGGCGAGGCCACCGCGGAGGATGCCGAGGCGTTCCGGGCGCACATGCTGGTCGAGTTCGCCAGGATGTCCATCGAGGACGGGCTGGTGATGCAGCTGCACCCCGGCTCGGTACGCAACCACAACCGCTGGCTCTACGCCAAGCACGGCCGGGACGTCGGCGGCGACATCCCACAGGCCACCGAGTACCTGCACGCGCTCACCCCGCTGCTCGACGCGTACGGCAACGATCCCCGGCTGCGGCTGGTCGTCTACACGCTGGACGAGTACACCTTCACCCGGGAACTGGCCCCGCTGGCCGGCGGCTACGCGGCGCTCTACCTCGGCGCGCCCTGGTGGTTCCTGGACTCGCCGGAGGTGCTGCGCCGGTTCCGCGAGGCGGTCACCGAGACCGCCGGCTTCTACAACACCGCCGGGTTCGTCGACGACACCCGGGCGTTCTGCTCCATCCCGGTACGCCACGACGTGGCCCGGCGGATCGACGCCGGCTTCCTGGCCCGGCTCGTCGCCGAGCACCGGCTGCCGGCCGACGAGGCGGCCGAGACCATCGTCGACCTCGCCTACCACCTGCCCAAGAAGGTCTTCAAGCTCGGAGGCACTGACAGGTGA
- a CDS encoding enolase C-terminal domain-like protein has translation MSVTITGVDVHDVRFPTAAAGDGSDAINRGDYSASYVELRTDAPDGTFGAGFTFTNGRGNELTCAAIRALAHHVVGRTMAEIVAEPVEFWRSLSADVQLRWLGPEKGVIHMATGALVNAVWDLRAKLEGKPLWRLLVEMPSEELVRNVDFHHIIDAINPAEAAAILDKGQVGLADRLAELERDGFPSYTTSVGWLGYPDDKVRALTREAYAQGWRAMKMKVGGPVEDDVRRARIIREEIGPDALLMMDANQVWDVDEAIENMSRLVEFDPYWIEEPTHADDVLGHARIAEAVTGLSGGRCRVATGEVAANRVIFKQLMQAEAIGVCQIDACRIGGVNEVLSVMLMAAKFGVPICPHAGGVGLCEYVQHLAIFDYLRVGTSLDGRMVEYVDHLHEHFVDPVRTRGGRYLLPEQPGYSSTMKPGSIAEYSFPDGPVWA, from the coding sequence GTGAGTGTGACCATCACCGGCGTCGACGTGCACGACGTGCGGTTTCCGACGGCGGCGGCCGGGGACGGCTCGGACGCGATCAACCGGGGCGACTACTCGGCCAGCTACGTCGAGTTGCGCACCGACGCGCCGGACGGGACCTTCGGGGCCGGGTTCACCTTCACCAACGGCCGGGGCAACGAGCTGACCTGCGCCGCCATCCGGGCCCTCGCCCACCACGTCGTCGGCAGGACGATGGCGGAGATCGTCGCGGAGCCGGTGGAGTTCTGGCGGTCGCTCAGCGCCGACGTGCAGCTGCGCTGGCTCGGGCCGGAGAAGGGCGTCATCCACATGGCGACCGGCGCCCTGGTCAACGCGGTCTGGGACCTGCGGGCCAAGCTGGAGGGGAAGCCGCTGTGGCGGCTGCTCGTCGAGATGCCGAGCGAGGAACTCGTCCGCAACGTCGACTTCCACCACATCATCGACGCGATCAACCCGGCCGAGGCCGCCGCGATCCTGGACAAGGGACAGGTCGGCCTCGCGGACCGGCTCGCCGAGCTGGAACGGGACGGCTTCCCCTCCTACACCACCTCGGTCGGCTGGCTCGGCTATCCGGACGACAAGGTCCGGGCGCTGACCCGGGAGGCGTACGCCCAGGGGTGGCGGGCGATGAAGATGAAGGTCGGCGGCCCGGTCGAGGACGACGTACGCCGGGCGCGGATCATCCGCGAGGAGATCGGCCCGGACGCGCTGCTGATGATGGACGCCAACCAGGTCTGGGACGTCGACGAGGCGATCGAGAACATGTCCCGGCTGGTCGAGTTCGACCCGTACTGGATCGAGGAGCCGACGCACGCCGACGACGTACTCGGGCACGCCCGGATCGCCGAGGCGGTGACCGGGCTCTCCGGCGGGCGCTGCCGGGTCGCCACCGGCGAGGTGGCGGCGAACCGGGTCATCTTCAAGCAACTCATGCAGGCCGAGGCGATCGGGGTCTGCCAGATCGACGCCTGCCGGATCGGCGGGGTCAACGAGGTGCTCTCGGTGATGCTGATGGCGGCGAAGTTCGGCGTGCCGATCTGCCCGCACGCCGGCGGCGTGGGGCTGTGCGAGTACGTCCAGCACCTGGCGATCTTCGACTATCTGCGGGTCGGCACCTCGCTGGACGGCCGGATGGTCGAGTACGTCGACCACCTGCACGAGCACTTCGTCGACCCGGTACGCACCCGGGGCGGCCGCTATCTGCTGCCGGAGCAGCCCGGTTACAGCTCGACGATGAAGCCGGGCTCGATCGCCGAGTACTCCTTCCCGGACGGCCCGGTATGGGCGTGA
- a CDS encoding mannitol dehydrogenase family protein produces the protein MGVTVGASRLGLGALRKLPEASRPLVRPGAVPAGIVHLGLGAFHRAHQAVYTEEAVAAAGGDWGIVGVAPRSTDMMTKLAAQDCLFSVTSTSGAGNQTRVIGAFAEVRHAASDPAAIVALLADPAIRVVTLTVTEKAYQLDPATGRLRPDEAVLADLTTDRPPQTVPGLLVRGLLARAVAGAGPIALVSCDNLPSNGERLHSLVGQALGVVGAGAGGRSEWIADWLRENVSFPGTMVDRIVPASTAQTLADAQAALGVSDLAAVAAEPYRQWVIEDRFPGGRPAWERAGAVLTDDAGPWERLKLRALNGVHSATAYLGALAGRETIAEALEIPHLAGVLRRLIAEDVARSFTPPDGVSVVDYGEEVLERFANPVIRHRTIQIAMDGSQKLPQRVLHTIEDLRAAGARPRWAALVVAAWMRFAQGRADDGTPLPLDDPLADRIRAVLADGKQSPAGTVEALFGLTEVFPAELAADDEVRDLVVEWLTALDRHGVEKTLAGAA, from the coding sequence ATGGGCGTGACCGTCGGCGCGTCGCGGCTGGGCCTCGGCGCACTGCGCAAGCTGCCGGAGGCGAGCCGCCCGCTGGTCCGGCCCGGTGCGGTACCGGCCGGGATCGTGCACCTCGGGCTGGGCGCGTTCCACCGGGCCCACCAGGCGGTCTACACCGAGGAGGCGGTGGCGGCGGCCGGTGGTGACTGGGGGATCGTCGGGGTGGCGCCGCGCAGCACCGACATGATGACCAAGCTCGCCGCCCAGGACTGCCTGTTCAGCGTGACCAGCACCTCCGGGGCGGGCAACCAGACCCGGGTGATCGGGGCGTTCGCCGAGGTCCGGCACGCGGCCAGCGACCCGGCGGCGATCGTCGCGCTGCTGGCCGACCCGGCCATCCGGGTGGTGACGCTGACGGTGACCGAGAAGGCGTACCAGCTCGATCCGGCGACCGGCCGGCTCCGCCCGGACGAGGCGGTGCTCGCCGACCTGACCACCGACCGGCCGCCGCAGACGGTGCCCGGCCTGCTGGTCCGGGGCCTGCTGGCCCGGGCGGTCGCCGGTGCCGGGCCGATCGCCCTGGTCAGCTGCGACAACCTGCCGTCGAACGGGGAGCGGTTGCACAGCCTGGTCGGCCAGGCGCTCGGGGTGGTCGGTGCGGGTGCGGGCGGCCGGTCCGAGTGGATCGCCGACTGGCTGCGCGAGAACGTCAGCTTCCCGGGCACCATGGTGGACCGGATCGTGCCGGCGAGCACCGCGCAGACCCTGGCCGACGCGCAGGCGGCGCTCGGGGTGAGCGACCTGGCGGCGGTGGCCGCCGAGCCGTACCGGCAGTGGGTGATCGAGGACCGGTTCCCGGGCGGGCGACCGGCCTGGGAGCGGGCCGGTGCGGTACTCACCGACGACGCCGGCCCGTGGGAGCGGCTCAAGCTGCGGGCGCTGAACGGGGTGCACTCGGCCACCGCCTATCTCGGTGCGCTGGCCGGTCGGGAGACCATCGCCGAGGCGCTGGAGATCCCGCACCTGGCCGGGGTGCTGCGCCGGCTGATCGCCGAGGACGTGGCGAGGAGCTTCACCCCGCCGGACGGCGTCTCGGTGGTCGACTACGGCGAGGAGGTGCTGGAACGCTTCGCCAACCCGGTGATCCGGCACCGCACCATCCAGATCGCCATGGACGGCTCGCAGAAGCTGCCGCAGCGGGTGCTGCACACCATCGAGGACCTGCGCGCGGCCGGGGCCCGGCCCCGGTGGGCGGCCCTGGTGGTGGCGGCCTGGATGCGCTTCGCCCAGGGCCGGGCCGACGACGGTACTCCGCTGCCGCTGGACGACCCGCTCGCCGACCGGATCCGGGCGGTCCTGGCCGACGGAAAGCAGTCGCCGGCCGGGACGGTGGAGGCGCTCTTCGGGCTGACCGAGGTGTTCCCGGCGGAACTGGCCGCCGACGACGAGGTACGCGACCTCGTGGTCGAGTGGCTCACCGCACTGGACCGGCACGGGGTGGAGAAGACGTTGGCGGGTGCGGCATGA